The DNA region ATATAGTTTTCCCATGACTCATACTCATATTGAATTTTAGGTCCATCATCATTTGTTTCTTTTGCTGTATATGTAGCATTTATTTCGTTAAAAGAACCCTTTGTATTAATGACTTCCTCTACCTTGGCCTCCAGACGCGCCAGGCGTAAAGCCAAATCATGGCCGGAATTATGTCCTCCGCCGTCTACAGATTCAAATACAAACAATTCAAATAACAAGCGGGGCTGCGAACTCCATTTCATTTCTTGCTCATACTGTACAAGAAGTTTAGTAATCTGTAAAAGTAGGCGCCTGTCTTTTTCATCCCCGACCATACTCTTAACTAAAAGTTCTCTTAAATAAGAACCCATTTGGCGAGCAAAAATACGTAAATCTTTTCCCTCGGCAATGAGTGTATCTATCATTCTTACCGCATCGGCAGTATTACCTTTGACCAGTTTTTCTGTCATACTTCTAATTACATCTTCATTCACAGTTCCTAAAATGCGGTGTATCTCTTCCGGGGTAATTTTTCCTTCTCCCAGGGATGATGCCTGGTCCATAATGCTCAAAGCATCCCTCAAACTACCGTCCGCAACCCTAGATATAACATATAATGCCTCTTCGCTTATCTCCAGGTTTGTTTTCTCGGCCACTTCCTGCATGCGACCAACCATTTCGGGAGCGGAAATAGGTCTAAAATCAAAACGTTGACACCTGGACAGAATGGTTATCGGCACTTTATGCGGTTCGGTGGTAGCCAGTACGAAAATAACATGGGCCGGAGGCTCCTCAAGGGTTTTTAAAAGGGCATTAAAGGCCTCATTGGTTAACATATGTACTTCATCAATGATATAAACTCTGTACTTGCAGCTGGAGGGAGAAAAATTGATCTTCTCTCTTAAGTCCCTAATTTCATCAATACCCCTGTTGGAGGCGGCATCTATTTCTATTACGTCCATGGAGTGCCCTTCATTGACGGCCCGGCAATTGTCGCAGCTGTTACACAGCTGCCCCCCGGGGCCTTCCACACAATTAAGGGCCTTAGCCAATACTTTGGCTGTGGTGGTTTTGCCGGTTCCCCGAGTACCGCAAAAAAGATAGGCATGGGAAATACGTCCGGCAGCAAATGCATTTTGCAGCGTCCTCGTTACATGCTGCTGACCCACTATTTCGGAAAAATTCTGGGGACGCCACTTTCTATATAAAGCCTGGTAGGTCAAAATAAATCCTCCCTTAAAGAGGTTGTTGAAGGTTAAAATTTGGATAAAGAAGACTTGGTTCAGGTGGGGGTTTCACCCCATCTGAACCTTAGTCGCACTTATTTCGAGCTTACAGCCTGTTAATCCCATTAGTTGGGGACATTCCTGTCCCCAGGAAATACCCAAGCTTCAGCAGGTGTGTCCCCTTTCCTTGGGTCTTACAGGCTGTGCGAAGATTAATCTCAAAGAACCTATTTCGCCATGATAAATTTTATTCCTTTTTAAAAATACAAGAAAAGCGTGCTAAATCAGTTCCCTTATACCCATTCTGGGCATACCTAACGGGCACAAGCATGGCGCGCGCTTTTCAGTACTTTTTTCCTTTGTCCTTGCCATTCATATGGCAAGGTATACTTTCCTAAAGTATTGAAAAGACCATACCGCTTTTGCGATATGGCCAAAATTAAAGCCGTGCACCCACCTTCGAATGATGGCTTCCGGGCGTTACTCCAGCAGGTAGCTCGGGTCAGGCACCCTCGCGGCACCCGGAGGGACTTCCTTAGTGCTGCTTCCGTCAGGATCTGACACAGTTCAGAAGACTCCGTCGCGCGAGACCCGGCCGTCAACACCCCTTACAGGAGCCGGACCCCACAAGCCAAACCCTCCGGCAGGAATTCGGCCCTGCTATAGCGGATTGCAGGTTCAGGGCACCGCTACCTCCCCACCTAGCACGGCAAATATAAAAATAAAAATGGCGGAGAGAGAGGGATTCGAACCCTCGAGACGATTTCAGTACCGCCTACTCGCTTTCCAGGCGAGCGCCTTCAGCCAACTCGGCCATCTCTCCGCAGTGCATTCATTTATAAGCTGTCTCCAACAATTGCGCACAGATTATTATACATATATTTTGAGCCGGATGCAAGGGTTTTTAGCTATTATTCCAGACCCTAAACAATAAAATTACTGGTATTACTTCCACTATGATCAAGGAAAGCTTATTTATCCCTCACATCTGGCTTGAGTTTAGACCGCCTCCGTTTTTCTGATCACATCATGATATTCTTCGCCCAGCGTGGTAAGATTGCAAATCTTACTCTTACCTTCGGAATAAACATCCACCAAGCCCAATGCATAAAGCTGCATTATAACATGATCCAGAACCGCTCTTTTCACCCGGGAAACCAGGGAAAGTTCCTCTTTGTTCATGTGCCCTTCCGTTACCAGCACCTGGAGTACTTTATCCGCCTCTTCGGGTAATCTTTTGGAAACAATGGTTAAATATTCCACAAGGGTCATATTCTTTATCATTTAATTAATCCCTCCTTAACCATAGTGTTAACCTTTTGTCCTTAATTAATAAGCCAATATTGAAAAAACATAAAAAAATTAAAAAAGATGTAACTGAAACCAATGACGAAACCTGTCTTTTGCGCAGAGCGAATGCATTGAATCGAGCTGTGGCCAGGCTTGGCGAAGGCGGTAAGCGTAAGCGGGGCTGAGCACAGAACGTGCGAAGCCGCCCCTTGAGCCAGGACGCCGGACGGCAATGGCATTACGACTGTTTTCGGAATAGCAACTTTTATCTATGCCATTGCGAAAACAGCTGGTCTTAATTAGGAAGCTTAGTAATTTGGGTACCCCGCTGGAGCGTCCAACTGAGCCTTAGCCTGGCCCAGCGAGAGTCACCGCATGAGCGGGCGCAAAAGACAGGTTAGAAAAAGCTAAATTACCGCAATTTCACCAGTCTCAAATTATCTATAAACACCAAGGGCTTTGCAATAGCAAAGCCCTTGGTGTTTATCGCACATGTAACAGTTTATAGATCTGAAAAATCAAGGGTGGAAAAATAATCATCGATGGTTTCGGCCCGCCTGATCAATTTTACTGTTCCGTCAGGCCTTAACAGCAGCTCTGCCGAACGCAGCTTGCCGTTATAATTAAAACCCATAGCATGACCGTGCGCCCCTGTATCATGAATGACAACTATGTCCCCGATATCAATCTTCGGAAGTGTACGGTCAACAGCAAACTTATCTATGTTTTCACATAATGAGCCGGTTACATCATAGGTATGGTCATGCGGCATATCCTCTTTACCAGGTACAGTGATATGGTGATAGGCACCGTACATGCCCGGGCGCATTAAATCAGCCATACATGCGTCAAGTCCCACATAATTTTTATAAGTCTCCTTCTTATGCAGCACTCTGGATACTAAATAACCATACGGCCCGGTAATCATTCGCCCACTTTCCAAAGCCAACTTTAAAGGATGCAGGCCACCGGCCGTAATTTTTCTTTCGTAAGCATCCTTAACACCTTGACCTACATAATTTAAATCAACCGCTTCCTCCCCGGGATTATACGGTATCCCTATTCCCCCGCCAAAATTAACAAATTCAATGCGTATGCCAAGCTCACGGTATATTTCAACCACCAGGTCAAACATTATATTTGCCGTCTCTACAAAGTAATTAGGGTCAAGCTCATTGGAAATAACCATGGTATGCAGGCCGAAGCGCTTTACCCCCTTGTCACGCATCATTCTAAAGGCATCAATAATCTGCTGGTGGGTGAGCCCGTATTTGGCCTCCTCAGGTTTTCCAATGATAGTATTACCGCCCTCACGCAGCGGCCCCGGGTTATACCGGAAGGAAATAATATCCGGTATTCCGGCATGCTTGGCTAAATACTCTATATGGCTTATATCATCAAGATTTATGATAGCGCCCAGTTCTCTGGCCACCTGGTATTCCCTGGCGGGCGTATTATTTGATGAAAACATTATATTTTCACCGTATACACCTGCCTTATCAGCCATTATCAATTCCGCCAGGGAACTGCAGTCGGCACCGAAACCTTCCTCTTTCAATATTTTTATTATGTGTGGATTGGGAGTGGCCTTGACCGCAAAATACTCTTTAAATTCAGGTGCCCAGGCAAAAGCTTGCAGTAATTTCCTGGCATTTTCACGGATAGATTTTTCATCATAAATATGAAAAGGCGTTGAAAAGCCTTTCATAATCTCTCTTAACTGCTCTTTTGAAAATGGTAACTTTTTTTCTGACATAAAATTAATGCTCCTCCCCTAAATGCACTGAGTCCCTTTACTAAATTAATTCCCATTCGACATAAATTTACTATTTCCCTCCACATTAAAACAAACACAACATATA from Bacillota bacterium includes:
- the dnaX gene encoding DNA polymerase III subunit gamma/tau — encoded protein: MTYQALYRKWRPQNFSEIVGQQHVTRTLQNAFAAGRISHAYLFCGTRGTGKTTTAKVLAKALNCVEGPGGQLCNSCDNCRAVNEGHSMDVIEIDAASNRGIDEIRDLREKINFSPSSCKYRVYIIDEVHMLTNEAFNALLKTLEEPPAHVIFVLATTEPHKVPITILSRCQRFDFRPISAPEMVGRMQEVAEKTNLEISEEALYVISRVADGSLRDALSIMDQASSLGEGKITPEEIHRILGTVNEDVIRSMTEKLVKGNTADAVRMIDTLIAEGKDLRIFARQMGSYLRELLVKSMVGDEKDRRLLLQITKLLVQYEQEMKWSSQPRLLFELFVFESVDGGGHNSGHDLALRLARLEAKVEEVINTKGSFNEINATYTAKETNDDGPKIQYEYESWENYIELGNKNGSSGNDTITKEKVEVKEEVNTKEEVKAKKESAVTKEVDVKEEVVAKEAKTINGNSAGEAPKGNVPKDSIPVERISRMWPQILEAVNKESKATRAYLELSWPASVAGDMLTVGFEDEDIAKDMMEKESNQKILIRVLRSFFKGNWTVRCSSGLNRPQKWREEERGLDFEGIAQIFEAEEVDKAPPE
- a CDS encoding transcriptional regulator gives rise to the protein MTLVEYLTIVSKRLPEEADKVLQVLVTEGHMNKEELSLVSRVKRAVLDHVIMQLYALGLVDVYSEGKSKICNLTTLGEEYHDVIRKTEAV
- the lysA gene encoding diaminopimelate decarboxylase translates to MSEKKLPFSKEQLREIMKGFSTPFHIYDEKSIRENARKLLQAFAWAPEFKEYFAVKATPNPHIIKILKEEGFGADCSSLAELIMADKAGVYGENIMFSSNNTPAREYQVARELGAIINLDDISHIEYLAKHAGIPDIISFRYNPGPLREGGNTIIGKPEEAKYGLTHQQIIDAFRMMRDKGVKRFGLHTMVISNELDPNYFVETANIMFDLVVEIYRELGIRIEFVNFGGGIGIPYNPGEEAVDLNYVGQGVKDAYERKITAGGLHPLKLALESGRMITGPYGYLVSRVLHKKETYKNYVGLDACMADLMRPGMYGAYHHITVPGKEDMPHDHTYDVTGSLCENIDKFAVDRTLPKIDIGDIVVIHDTGAHGHAMGFNYNGKLRSAELLLRPDGTVKLIRRAETIDDYFSTLDFSDL